In a genomic window of Akkermansia massiliensis:
- the dnaG gene encoding DNA primase: protein MGRIDEDSIRRVLEATDIVDVVGSYLSLKRAGSRWKACCPFHNEKTPSFIVDQTRQNFKCFGCGEGGSAITFVMKMENLGFADTVRRLAEKAGITLVEEVYDAAEEKRRKARTALLVAHKKAAEFFHRLLLRSPKAAEARAYLNSRGYGADMAKRWQVGWAPDSSREFLAWARKEGLPDQVLIDSGLANRGERGDLYARFRDRLMFPINNVYGECVAFSGRILRPQENVGKYVNSPETSIFKKGDVVFALDRARGPMGKSGKALLCEGQLDVIACHEAGISFAVAPLGTAFTPEHARTLSRYASRIVVCFDADKAGMAAADRAFRELAPFGKDVYLVNLPEGDDPDSFMKREGKEAFSEMVEQARPFFEVRIERAKERGLLTDAAASAAFAREMTALLACMSDPVARDLATADVATRMRTTVNDLRSAVRTAGRRKGREQAQSADRAAAAEVSQTQPPVKMDRAVAVLCELSLQNARAQGLIVDRIEELLEPMRMLQGGGILKKILARLPSPDSPAAIQAFLASLPQPERDALNLLNLDPVPIPDVDRSVQEACSGIAKAALERHIASLMAELADPSTDAARRLELSKLSVDLKRLLGTM from the coding sequence ATGGGAAGGATTGATGAAGACAGCATCCGGCGCGTTCTGGAAGCCACTGACATTGTAGATGTGGTGGGTTCCTATCTTTCCCTGAAAAGGGCCGGGTCCCGGTGGAAGGCGTGCTGCCCGTTCCATAATGAGAAGACGCCTTCCTTCATCGTGGACCAGACCCGGCAGAACTTCAAATGCTTCGGCTGCGGGGAAGGGGGATCCGCCATCACCTTCGTGATGAAGATGGAAAACCTGGGCTTTGCGGATACCGTGCGGCGGCTGGCGGAAAAAGCCGGCATTACCCTGGTGGAGGAAGTGTATGACGCCGCGGAGGAAAAGCGGCGCAAGGCGCGCACGGCCCTGCTGGTGGCCCATAAGAAGGCGGCCGAGTTTTTTCACAGGCTCCTGCTCCGCTCCCCGAAGGCGGCGGAGGCCAGGGCCTACCTGAATTCCCGCGGATACGGGGCGGACATGGCGAAGCGCTGGCAGGTGGGCTGGGCTCCTGATTCTTCACGGGAGTTCCTGGCCTGGGCGCGTAAGGAGGGGCTTCCGGACCAGGTTTTGATAGATTCCGGCCTTGCCAACCGCGGAGAGCGCGGGGACCTGTACGCCCGGTTCCGGGACAGGCTGATGTTCCCCATTAACAATGTGTACGGGGAATGCGTGGCGTTCTCCGGACGAATTCTGCGGCCCCAGGAAAACGTGGGCAAGTACGTCAACTCCCCGGAAACGTCCATTTTCAAGAAAGGGGATGTGGTGTTTGCCCTGGACAGGGCGCGCGGTCCCATGGGGAAGAGCGGCAAGGCCCTGCTGTGCGAAGGGCAGCTTGACGTCATCGCCTGCCATGAGGCCGGCATTTCCTTTGCCGTGGCTCCCCTGGGAACGGCGTTCACGCCGGAGCACGCCAGAACGCTTTCACGCTATGCCTCCCGCATTGTCGTTTGTTTTGACGCGGACAAGGCGGGCATGGCGGCGGCGGACCGCGCCTTCCGGGAGCTGGCCCCATTCGGCAAGGATGTTTACCTGGTGAATCTTCCGGAGGGGGACGATCCGGACTCCTTCATGAAGAGGGAAGGGAAGGAAGCGTTTTCAGAGATGGTGGAGCAGGCCCGTCCTTTCTTTGAGGTCCGCATTGAACGCGCCAAGGAACGCGGCCTGCTGACTGACGCCGCCGCCAGCGCCGCCTTTGCCCGTGAGATGACGGCTCTGCTGGCCTGCATGAGCGACCCCGTGGCCCGCGACCTGGCAACGGCGGACGTCGCCACCAGGATGCGCACGACCGTGAATGACCTGCGGAGTGCCGTCAGGACGGCCGGACGCCGCAAGGGAAGGGAACAGGCACAGTCCGCGGACCGTGCGGCGGCTGCGGAAGTTTCTCAGACGCAGCCCCCCGTGAAGATGGACCGTGCCGTGGCCGTGCTTTGCGAGTTGTCCCTCCAGAACGCCCGTGCCCAGGGGCTCATCGTGGACCGTATTGAAGAATTGCTGGAGCCGATGCGGATGCTGCAAGGGGGGGGGATCCTGAAAAAAATCCTGGCACGGCTTCCTTCTCCGGACAGTCCCGCGGCCATTCAGGCTTTTCTGGCGTCCCTGCCACAGCCGGAACGGGATGCCCTGAACCTGCTGAACCTGGACCCGGTGCCCATCCCCGATGTGGACCGGAGCGTCCAGGAAGCCTGCTCCGGCATTGCTAAGGCGGCCCTGGAAAGGCATATCGCGTCCCTGATGGCGGAATTGGCGGACCCCTCCACGGACGCCGCCAGAAGGCTGGAATTATCCAAACTTAGTGTTGACTTGAAGCGTTTGCTGGGTACAATGTAG
- the rpoD gene encoding RNA polymerase sigma factor RpoD: MSKSGDPSSSSPKKTSASKKASESKEKVASKPAAKTSKTTSKAAPAKKAPAKAAAPAAKKPVAAKPAAEKKAPVKKASPAPAAGKAAVPAKKAPAKAPAAAPAKKAAAPAAKKAPAKPAEKKPAEKKASKPAAKAEAPKKLSEILEEERKRAASRKVTNPIDAPEIQEKIRELIKLAKEQGYLTFDDINDSLPNDIVDQQDYEAIMDRLRSMAFDIIDASDVDSYTDRTRINTEEEDEEEKLEAKMDILDDPVRMYLKQMGQVSLLTREEEVAISKRIEDAEQNVQRCVHRFGFIANAYLDVAYRLLDNEERFDRVILDKKIDSRERYMKGLAQLCAQIQQTHQDASSAFRKLYRSKEAAKSVKARQAEFDKITGVLVKLFGRLYFKHKVIEDFCSMIDEARDRVLRMQKKVAQDPSNKELKEHLAELELRMWMTADEMGEAYQELRKWLREARRAKDEMVEANLRLVISIAKKYTNRGLSFLDLIQEGNMGLMKAVEKFEYRRGYKFSTYATWWIRQAITRSIADQARTIRIPVHMIETINKLMRVQKQLVQEYGREPTPEEIAEEIHLPVERVRSVLKMAQQPISLQAPVGDSDDTSFGDFIEDKAAENPMEEASFSFLKEKIKDVLDTLTDREREVIEQRFGLRDGSPRTLEEVGRQFSVTRERIRQIEAKALRKLRHPTRISKIKGFLEMTES; the protein is encoded by the coding sequence ATGTCCAAATCCGGTGACCCATCCTCCTCTTCTCCCAAGAAGACTTCCGCCAGCAAAAAAGCTTCTGAATCCAAGGAAAAAGTAGCATCCAAGCCTGCCGCAAAAACTTCCAAAACCACTTCCAAGGCAGCCCCTGCCAAAAAAGCCCCCGCCAAGGCCGCCGCTCCGGCGGCTAAAAAGCCCGTTGCCGCCAAGCCCGCAGCGGAAAAGAAAGCCCCGGTGAAAAAGGCGTCTCCGGCCCCTGCCGCCGGGAAGGCCGCAGTACCCGCCAAAAAGGCTCCGGCAAAGGCGCCCGCGGCCGCACCGGCCAAGAAAGCCGCCGCTCCCGCCGCCAAGAAGGCTCCTGCCAAGCCGGCGGAAAAGAAACCCGCCGAAAAGAAGGCCTCCAAGCCTGCCGCTAAGGCGGAAGCTCCCAAGAAGTTGAGCGAAATCCTGGAAGAGGAACGCAAGAGGGCCGCCAGCCGCAAGGTCACGAATCCGATTGACGCCCCGGAAATCCAGGAAAAAATCCGTGAACTGATCAAGCTCGCCAAGGAGCAGGGCTACCTGACTTTTGACGACATCAATGACTCCCTTCCCAACGACATCGTTGACCAGCAGGACTATGAGGCCATCATGGACCGCCTGCGCAGCATGGCGTTTGACATCATTGACGCGTCCGACGTGGACAGCTACACGGACCGCACCCGCATCAACACGGAGGAAGAAGACGAGGAGGAAAAGCTTGAAGCCAAGATGGACATTCTGGACGACCCCGTCCGCATGTACCTGAAGCAGATGGGCCAGGTTTCCCTGCTCACCCGTGAAGAGGAAGTGGCCATCTCCAAGAGGATTGAGGATGCGGAACAGAACGTCCAGCGCTGCGTGCACCGCTTCGGCTTCATTGCGAACGCCTATCTGGACGTGGCCTACCGCCTGCTGGACAACGAGGAACGCTTTGACCGCGTCATCCTTGACAAGAAGATCGACTCCCGCGAACGCTACATGAAGGGGCTGGCCCAGCTCTGCGCCCAAATCCAGCAGACCCATCAGGACGCTTCCAGCGCCTTCCGCAAGCTGTACCGCAGCAAGGAGGCCGCCAAGTCCGTGAAGGCCCGCCAGGCGGAGTTTGACAAGATCACCGGCGTTCTGGTGAAGCTCTTCGGCCGCCTGTACTTCAAGCACAAGGTGATTGAGGATTTCTGCTCCATGATTGACGAGGCCCGCGACCGCGTGCTCCGCATGCAGAAGAAGGTAGCCCAGGACCCGTCCAACAAGGAGCTCAAGGAACACCTTGCGGAACTGGAACTGCGCATGTGGATGACTGCGGATGAAATGGGGGAAGCCTATCAGGAGCTCCGCAAGTGGCTCCGCGAAGCCCGCCGGGCCAAGGACGAGATGGTGGAAGCCAACCTGCGCCTGGTCATTTCCATTGCCAAGAAGTACACCAACCGCGGCCTTTCCTTCCTGGACCTCATTCAGGAGGGCAACATGGGCCTGATGAAGGCGGTGGAAAAGTTCGAATACCGCCGCGGCTACAAATTCTCCACGTATGCCACCTGGTGGATCCGCCAGGCCATCACCCGCTCCATTGCGGACCAGGCCCGCACCATCCGCATTCCCGTGCACATGATTGAAACCATCAACAAGCTGATGCGCGTTCAGAAACAGCTGGTGCAGGAATACGGCCGTGAACCTACGCCGGAGGAAATCGCGGAGGAAATCCACCTGCCCGTGGAACGCGTGCGTTCCGTGCTGAAAATGGCCCAGCAGCCCATTTCCCTGCAAGCCCCCGTAGGGGATTCCGACGACACCTCCTTTGGTGACTTCATTGAAGACAAGGCGGCGGAAAATCCCATGGAGGAAGCCTCCTTCTCCTTCCTGAAAGAGAAAATCAAGGATGTGCTGGACACCCTTACGGACCGCGAGCGCGAGGTTATTGAACAGCGCTTCGGCCTCCGGGACGGCAGCCCCCGCACCCTGGAGGAAGTGGGGCGCCAGTTCAGCGTCACGCGGGAACGCATCCGCCAGATTGAGGCCAAGGCCCTCCGCAAGCTGCGCCATCCCACGCGCATCAGCAAGATCAAGGGATTCCTGGAAATGACGGAATCCTGA
- a CDS encoding M15 family metallopeptidase, with the protein MKTCVAAACGIFILLASCSGSGEFKPSFNQPLQPVMQPGFVYVDQVAPLVKTNLKYAGYDNFVGRPLDGYHGRRAILRTQTAHALKKVSEDLYRQGYLLEIYDAYRPHTAVLDICKWGADAGDQKMKARYYPNIDKAKVFGDHYVRDFSEHSRGVAVDVSLLYAKTGKPVDMGGHHDLLDPSSATDTALVTPAQHRNRMILKKAFEKQGFANYSPEWWHYRLLNEPAPSLHYYFPVWDGMASR; encoded by the coding sequence ATGAAGACCTGCGTGGCCGCGGCATGCGGCATTTTCATTTTACTGGCTTCCTGCTCAGGCAGCGGGGAATTCAAGCCCTCTTTCAACCAGCCCCTCCAGCCCGTGATGCAGCCGGGCTTTGTGTACGTGGACCAGGTGGCCCCGCTGGTGAAGACCAACCTGAAGTATGCCGGGTATGACAATTTCGTGGGGCGTCCGCTGGACGGCTACCACGGCAGGCGCGCCATCCTGCGCACCCAGACGGCGCACGCCCTGAAAAAAGTCTCGGAAGACCTGTACAGGCAGGGCTACCTGCTGGAAATCTATGACGCCTACCGCCCCCACACCGCCGTGCTGGACATTTGCAAATGGGGCGCGGACGCCGGAGACCAGAAGATGAAAGCCCGGTATTACCCGAACATTGACAAGGCCAAGGTGTTCGGGGACCACTACGTGCGCGACTTCTCGGAACATTCACGCGGCGTGGCTGTGGACGTCTCCCTGCTGTATGCCAAAACTGGAAAGCCCGTGGACATGGGCGGCCATCATGACCTGCTGGACCCCAGTTCCGCTACGGACACCGCACTGGTGACCCCGGCCCAGCACCGGAACCGGATGATTCTGAAAAAGGCTTTTGAAAAGCAGGGGTTCGCCAACTATTCTCCGGAATGGTGGCACTACCGCCTGCTGAATGAACCCGCGCCCTCCCTGCATTATTACTTCCCGGTGTGGGACGGCATGGCCTCCCGGTAA
- a CDS encoding TQO small subunit DoxD encodes MKEEHSHDSAMQPEAYRWAAVMALPLRLVVGWTYFSAFWRRLVLENKLIPDDPGYIGVKFNHFLPNALGIKPVIEYLVTHPSELWWFMVAFTIIEFLVGLMLMLGLLTRLASVGVFCLALGILLGSGWLGTTCLDEWQIGILGMCAGLLLFLTGGGSCSLDGRLSKLPCCARRSSLFAWVGSGPLPLGYGRMARVSIWGAVFMMLVTLGTNQFFHGGVWGPLHNKSVKPLLEVSGASLSGQELRFNVFRTEGVDTYGSFLVRIRLTDGQGNTLWKMEADQLSALPPSAMENAYLAKVKPGAFGLVVPLGARAGVTLPAALSAVPEGPLSVVLTDVSGKEWSAPVRKAGGV; translated from the coding sequence ATGAAAGAAGAACATTCCCATGATTCCGCCATGCAGCCCGAAGCCTACCGCTGGGCTGCCGTAATGGCCCTCCCTCTGCGTCTGGTAGTAGGCTGGACGTACTTCTCCGCGTTCTGGCGCCGCCTGGTGCTGGAAAACAAGCTGATTCCGGATGATCCGGGATACATCGGCGTCAAATTCAACCACTTCCTTCCCAATGCGCTGGGAATCAAGCCGGTCATTGAATATCTGGTGACGCACCCGTCCGAACTCTGGTGGTTCATGGTGGCGTTTACCATCATTGAATTCCTGGTGGGGCTGATGCTCATGCTGGGGCTGCTGACGCGCCTGGCGAGCGTGGGCGTTTTCTGCCTGGCGCTGGGCATTCTGCTGGGTTCCGGCTGGCTGGGAACCACCTGCCTGGACGAATGGCAGATAGGCATTCTGGGCATGTGCGCCGGACTGCTCCTGTTCCTGACCGGGGGCGGTTCCTGTTCGCTGGACGGCAGGCTTTCCAAACTTCCGTGCTGCGCGCGCCGTTCCTCCCTGTTTGCCTGGGTGGGGTCCGGTCCGCTGCCGCTGGGATACGGCCGCATGGCCCGCGTTTCCATCTGGGGAGCCGTGTTCATGATGCTGGTCACGCTGGGAACCAACCAGTTCTTTCATGGCGGCGTATGGGGGCCGCTCCATAACAAATCCGTGAAGCCCCTGCTGGAAGTCAGCGGGGCCTCCCTGTCCGGGCAGGAATTGCGCTTCAACGTATTCCGCACGGAAGGCGTGGATACCTACGGCTCCTTCCTCGTCCGCATCAGGCTGACGGACGGCCAGGGCAACACCCTGTGGAAAATGGAGGCGGACCAGCTTTCCGCGCTTCCCCCCTCCGCTATGGAGAACGCTTATCTGGCAAAGGTCAAGCCGGGCGCCTTCGGGCTGGTCGTTCCGCTGGGGGCCAGGGCCGGCGTAACACTCCCCGCCGCGCTTTCTGCGGTTCCGGAAGGTCCGCTTTCCGTAGTGCTGACGGATGTAAGCGGCAAGGAATGGTCCGCCCCGGTCCGGAAGGCCGGCGGCGTATGA
- the rpiB gene encoding ribose 5-phosphate isomerase B — MNTTYKIAIGADHAGVDLKETVVELLKAWGHEVTDMGTMTKNSCDYSDYANEVASSIADGTNDRGILICRSGIGMSIAANRWVGVRAALCRTAPAAALSRQHNDSNLLCLASAYVDNESVEDVLDAWLHADFEGGRHERRVVKSSGSPLQWTDPELAAFIQEEGRRESNNIELIASENFASPSVREAQGSLLTNKYAEGYPGKRWYGGCEVVDKVEQLAIDRVLKIFGGDHANVQPHSGSQANMAVYFSVLKPGDTILTMDLSHGGHLTHGHRANFSGKLYNVVHYGVSQETEAIDYDALEKLALEVKPQMITAGASAYSRTIDFERMGQIAKACGAYLFVDMAHIAGLVAGGQHPNPVPYADFVSSTTHKSLRGPRGGFVICKEEYAKKLDAAVFPGMQGGPLMHVIAAKAACFGEALKPEFKDYAAQVVKNARAMAAKMAELGFRVVSNGTDNHVFMVDLRNKGINGADAQEALDRVGITVNKNAIPFDTGSPMKPSGIRIGTPAVTTRGMKEKDVEQVAEFIARALALYVGDQVCPNPDGFAQLKKEVSAFNRNFRLPH; from the coding sequence ATGAATACGACATATAAAATTGCCATCGGCGCGGACCACGCCGGAGTCGACCTCAAGGAAACCGTAGTAGAACTCCTCAAGGCATGGGGCCATGAAGTGACCGACATGGGTACCATGACCAAGAATTCCTGCGATTATTCCGACTACGCCAATGAAGTCGCAAGCAGCATTGCTGACGGTACCAACGACCGCGGCATCCTCATCTGCCGGTCCGGCATCGGCATGAGCATCGCCGCCAACCGCTGGGTGGGCGTGCGCGCCGCCCTCTGCCGCACGGCCCCCGCCGCGGCCCTTTCCCGCCAGCATAACGATTCCAACCTGCTGTGCCTGGCCTCCGCCTATGTGGACAATGAAAGCGTGGAAGACGTGCTGGACGCATGGCTGCACGCGGACTTTGAAGGCGGCCGCCATGAACGCCGCGTCGTCAAATCCTCCGGCAGCCCCCTGCAATGGACGGACCCCGAACTGGCCGCGTTCATCCAGGAGGAAGGCCGCCGCGAAAGCAACAACATTGAGCTGATCGCTTCTGAAAACTTCGCCTCCCCCTCCGTCCGGGAAGCCCAGGGCTCCCTGCTGACCAACAAATACGCGGAAGGCTATCCCGGCAAGCGCTGGTACGGCGGCTGCGAGGTAGTGGACAAGGTGGAACAGCTTGCCATTGACCGCGTGCTGAAAATCTTCGGCGGGGACCATGCCAACGTGCAGCCCCACTCCGGCTCCCAGGCCAACATGGCCGTTTACTTCTCCGTATTGAAGCCCGGCGACACCATTCTTACGATGGACCTTTCCCACGGCGGCCACCTCACCCACGGCCACCGCGCGAACTTCTCCGGCAAGCTGTACAACGTAGTTCACTACGGCGTATCCCAGGAAACGGAAGCCATCGACTATGACGCGCTGGAAAAACTGGCCCTGGAAGTGAAGCCGCAGATGATCACGGCCGGAGCCAGCGCCTATTCCCGCACGATCGACTTTGAACGCATGGGCCAGATCGCCAAGGCCTGCGGCGCCTACCTGTTCGTGGACATGGCCCACATCGCGGGCCTGGTGGCCGGCGGACAGCATCCGAACCCGGTTCCCTATGCGGACTTCGTCTCCTCCACCACGCACAAATCCCTGCGCGGCCCGCGCGGCGGCTTCGTGATCTGCAAGGAGGAATACGCCAAGAAGCTTGATGCCGCCGTCTTCCCCGGCATGCAGGGCGGCCCCCTCATGCACGTGATTGCCGCTAAGGCGGCCTGCTTCGGGGAAGCTCTGAAACCCGAATTCAAGGACTATGCGGCCCAGGTCGTGAAAAACGCCAGGGCCATGGCGGCCAAAATGGCGGAACTCGGCTTCCGCGTCGTCTCCAACGGCACGGACAACCACGTATTCATGGTGGACCTCCGCAACAAGGGCATCAACGGGGCGGACGCGCAGGAAGCCCTGGACCGCGTGGGCATCACCGTGAACAAGAATGCCATCCCGTTTGACACGGGTTCCCCCATGAAGCCCTCCGGCATCCGCATCGGCACGCCCGCCGTGACCACCCGCGGCATGAAGGAAAAAGACGTGGAACAGGTAGCGGAATTCATCGCCCGCGCCCTGGCGCTGTACGTAGGCGACCAGGTCTGCCCGAACCCGGACGGCTTCGCCCAGCTCAAGAAGGAAGTCTCCGCCTTCAACCGCAACTTCCGCCTGCCTCACTAA
- a CDS encoding carboxy terminal-processing peptidase: MHSFRWIRLTAFSALAAAAITSCASAATDFNQVGKQMSLLLQNFHFSRKEFSDELSGKFLETYLRKVDPNKIFFTQQDVDALKKKYGRELDDYLMSGQMMDAAQAMHALYRQRAMQRIAYARDLLKKGGFTFDKDRSIERSRRKTAAWPKDEAEMQQVWKDMVEEQLLSEILRRETVARLAKEQNKPDPLANEKPAEEKLLMRYERIQRNIQETDLEDVAETLLSAVAMTYDPHTDYMGARQVDRFKISMGTELTGIGALLGSEDDGSTKITGIVVGGPADKSGELKLNDRIVAIDSNNSGEMVDILFLKLDKVVDMIRGAENTQMRLKVEPADAPGQAKIITLTRSKVPLKDELAKGEIIELTGAPEGQNRIGVLSLPSFYADMEGGDRRCAKDVKKILERMNKENVDGLVIDLRSNGGGSLEEVRLMTGFFTGNGPVVQIKDTRGNVDIKSAHNRQKLFNGPIVVLINKLSASASEILAAALQDYGRAVIVGDDSTFGKGSVQQPVDIGQYLPFFAARDRAGLLKVTTQKFYRVAGGSTQLKGVESDIQLPTATAAFELGEDILDYAMPYDQITPCTNYKKDSSITAMLPALKEASAKRVEKDRDLQIAREDIAMMKQRIKDNKLSLNKKTREQENSTLEERRKSINKERKGRFAEMAKEDATKYKIYRLTLDDVNARELPLADPDKDNEQFMHLAEDPTAELDDSPEYPSGLDPELREGINIVQDMLKLESSGK; this comes from the coding sequence ATGCACTCATTCCGTTGGATTCGACTTACAGCATTCTCGGCCCTGGCCGCAGCCGCCATCACCTCCTGCGCCTCCGCGGCCACGGACTTCAACCAGGTGGGCAAGCAAATGTCCCTCCTGCTCCAGAACTTCCACTTCTCCCGCAAGGAATTCAGCGACGAACTGTCCGGAAAATTCTTGGAAACCTACCTGCGCAAGGTGGATCCCAACAAGATATTTTTCACCCAGCAGGATGTGGACGCCCTCAAGAAGAAATACGGCAGGGAACTGGACGACTACCTGATGTCCGGCCAGATGATGGACGCGGCCCAGGCCATGCACGCCCTGTACCGGCAGCGCGCCATGCAGCGCATCGCCTATGCGCGGGACCTGCTGAAAAAGGGCGGCTTTACCTTTGACAAGGACCGGTCCATTGAACGCTCCCGCCGCAAGACCGCCGCGTGGCCCAAGGATGAGGCGGAAATGCAGCAGGTCTGGAAAGACATGGTGGAGGAACAGCTCCTGTCTGAAATCCTGCGCCGTGAAACCGTGGCGCGCCTGGCGAAGGAACAGAACAAGCCCGACCCGCTGGCCAATGAAAAGCCTGCGGAGGAAAAACTGCTCATGCGTTATGAACGCATCCAGCGCAACATTCAGGAAACGGACCTGGAAGACGTGGCGGAAACCCTGCTCAGCGCAGTAGCCATGACCTATGACCCGCACACGGACTACATGGGCGCCCGCCAGGTGGACCGCTTCAAGATTTCCATGGGCACGGAGCTCACCGGCATCGGCGCCCTGCTGGGCAGTGAAGACGACGGCTCCACCAAAATCACGGGTATCGTCGTGGGCGGTCCGGCTGACAAATCCGGAGAGCTCAAGCTGAACGACCGCATCGTGGCCATTGACTCCAACAACTCCGGAGAAATGGTGGACATCCTGTTCCTGAAGCTGGACAAGGTGGTGGACATGATCCGCGGGGCTGAAAACACCCAGATGCGCCTGAAGGTGGAACCGGCGGACGCTCCCGGCCAGGCCAAGATCATCACGCTGACCCGCTCCAAGGTGCCGTTGAAGGACGAACTCGCCAAGGGCGAAATCATCGAACTCACCGGCGCGCCGGAAGGGCAGAACCGCATCGGCGTGCTGAGCCTTCCCTCCTTCTATGCGGACATGGAAGGCGGCGACCGCCGCTGCGCCAAGGACGTCAAAAAAATCCTGGAACGGATGAACAAGGAAAACGTGGACGGCCTGGTCATTGACCTGCGCAGCAACGGCGGCGGTTCCCTGGAGGAAGTGCGCCTGATGACGGGCTTCTTTACCGGGAACGGCCCCGTGGTGCAGATCAAGGACACCCGCGGCAACGTGGACATCAAATCCGCCCACAACCGCCAGAAGCTTTTCAACGGCCCCATTGTGGTGCTCATCAACAAGCTCAGCGCCTCCGCCTCTGAAATTCTGGCCGCGGCCCTCCAGGACTACGGCCGCGCCGTGATCGTGGGGGATGACTCCACCTTCGGGAAGGGTTCCGTGCAGCAGCCGGTGGACATCGGCCAGTACCTGCCCTTCTTTGCAGCCAGGGACCGTGCCGGCCTGCTGAAAGTCACCACCCAGAAATTCTACCGCGTGGCAGGCGGCTCCACCCAGCTCAAGGGCGTGGAGAGCGACATTCAGCTTCCCACCGCTACGGCGGCGTTTGAACTGGGGGAAGACATTCTGGACTACGCGATGCCCTATGACCAGATCACGCCCTGCACCAATTACAAAAAGGACTCCTCCATCACGGCCATGCTGCCCGCATTGAAGGAAGCCAGCGCGAAGCGCGTGGAAAAAGACCGCGACCTCCAGATTGCCAGGGAAGACATCGCCATGATGAAGCAGCGCATTAAGGACAACAAGCTCTCCCTGAACAAGAAGACGCGGGAACAGGAAAACTCCACGCTGGAAGAGCGCCGCAAATCCATCAACAAGGAACGCAAGGGCCGCTTTGCGGAAATGGCCAAGGAAGACGCCACCAAGTACAAGATTTACCGCCTGACGCTGGACGACGTCAACGCCAGGGAGCTTCCCCTGGCGGACCCGGACAAGGACAACGAACAGTTCATGCACCTGGCGGAAGACCCCACGGCGGAACTGGACGACTCCCCGGAATATCCCTCCGGCCTTGACCCGGAACTCCGCGAAGGCATCAACATCGTCCAGGACATGTTGAAGCTGGAATCCTCCGGAAAATAA
- a CDS encoding phosphatidate cytidylyltransferase, with product MMRTPNQDKKPSGSKMGVLLQRSFSTVVLLGLLAGALWWDRELGYYGLVCIFCILASWEWRHMLLRSRKASQPNLSFLFGAAYPVLLSWACYVTKFWEIAPTENAPFLIPLPLLVALAAPVLLVVISFIREMKYPVVGSRALRSVGTTLLSFIYPGWLFAFAILALHLAYMRVGYVYPSIVMCVLWVILVTKMADIFAYVSGFLLGGRIFSRRLIPHISPKKTWEGILGSWVLTNAAAIGLVFPMFRVSVLSMPQMLVLVGCVSFIFLLSVYGDLAGSLVKRSLAIKDSGSLLPGIGGIFDLIDSPSFTVPFFWFLLACIG from the coding sequence ATGATGAGAACACCGAACCAGGACAAGAAGCCTTCCGGAAGCAAAATGGGCGTTCTGCTGCAGCGTTCATTCAGCACCGTGGTTCTGCTGGGTTTGCTGGCGGGGGCCCTGTGGTGGGACCGTGAACTTGGGTATTACGGGCTGGTCTGCATCTTCTGCATCCTGGCCTCCTGGGAATGGAGGCACATGCTGCTGCGTTCCAGAAAAGCCTCCCAGCCGAACCTGAGCTTTCTTTTCGGCGCGGCGTATCCCGTGCTGCTGTCCTGGGCGTGCTACGTGACCAAGTTCTGGGAAATCGCCCCTACGGAGAATGCCCCGTTCCTGATTCCCCTTCCTCTTCTGGTGGCGCTTGCCGCCCCGGTCCTTCTGGTCGTGATTTCCTTTATCCGTGAAATGAAGTATCCGGTGGTGGGAAGCCGGGCGCTCCGTTCCGTCGGGACCACGCTGCTTTCCTTCATTTATCCCGGCTGGCTGTTCGCCTTTGCCATTCTGGCCCTGCATCTGGCCTATATGAGGGTAGGGTATGTTTATCCGTCCATCGTCATGTGCGTGCTATGGGTCATTCTGGTGACGAAGATGGCGGACATTTTTGCCTATGTCAGCGGGTTCCTGCTGGGAGGCCGCATTTTTTCACGCAGGCTCATTCCCCACATCAGCCCCAAGAAGACGTGGGAGGGCATCCTCGGTTCCTGGGTGCTGACGAATGCGGCGGCCATCGGGCTGGTTTTCCCGATGTTCAGGGTCTCCGTCCTGTCCATGCCCCAGATGCTGGTGCTGGTGGGCTGCGTCTCCTTCATTTTCCTGCTGTCCGTTTACGGGGACCTGGCGGGCTCCCTGGTGAAGCGCAGCCTGGCCATCAAGGATTCCGGCTCCCTGCTGCCGGGGATAGGCGGCATTTTTGATTTGATTGACAGTCCTTCCTTTACCGTGCCGTTCTTCTGGTTCCTGCTGGCCTGCATCGGTTGA